A genomic segment from Eisenibacter elegans DSM 3317 encodes:
- a CDS encoding T9SS type A sorting domain-containing protein, which yields MAYRRYQPSLYYLWALCCLFLGSMPFGLQAQVSVLDGSGDPYLSIPDVNSLCFGTAQVLQANYTGPATVAEYRWFKDGNTTPVFIGMTLTLNFGNPNDGGEYQVKLFDAGNNEIESSSIYFFERRAQPLITSSNGSPTIGCANPSVTLTATQTGFSAQYQWQEEIAGTWTNIGGATSQNYTTSANGRYRVRVLYLFGNPPSCTIFSEAVDVTTVTMPPPAFTVSGIDGSSFICSGGTLNLISNISPNSATSYQWYENSASPGNEVIGATDPTSFIVNTPGTYILQARNACGTQQSSITVTTGNAPASSIIQAFSIGSNTACAGSPAILRAIGPGGANPVRYDFYKDGILVRAVINKDTIHVFEGGSYRVIAKNKCGEAAISGPIVVTIITPPTEVSISSNPISPTLGCGTSSVLLTATHNGMPAGSFQTFWVELSDTGTPLGTGPTYSVNTPGSYFALIGNGAGCSPILVSTDTILINPVTMAPVEVPVIGAAPPLVCGGERVLTVSTTESGSFKWYKNGVLLTHGISRRFTATESGSYTVQTVNTCGEGPLSAAIEIYVGPVNPPTSLSIQSSPTPFIGCSQSSVVLRPQTDGTPANYFVYEWFLDGNPIGTGDSLVAVVPGDYTVRIPANACNTALLSGVYTLNPISSPPAGLVLTAPAPASCGAAILLSATATGVGVGFEWYRNDTLVLQGLTDNLLADQSGVYKVRAYNLCGFTAFSQEVSVGVSSNPTLPTTVRVQPLTPPSLGCSQSSVTLSVATDGNPPALFTYTWYQVGNPTALGTGLRLDVSNVGAYYCVVSSALCELSAFNSDTLQVVAVTTPPGNVVSISSPTNLVCGSSITISAQVVGEGLLYEWFRDGQRFALGLNPTLTTNTSGTYRLQVSNACGISALSNDLQLIISSEVLFAPSISIEGPSTTCAGGTIRLQANSTNSGTTFRWFRNDQLIQGANTATLDVTQSGRYVVEESNSSCSVLSASRTITINPIAPVLLSYSGNTNFCEGDSLTILARSADNSLRYVWEAEGQSLGEGPTVTVRNPGAYNVILRAINNCGGESRQEIPIVVTPRVAPELIQFGNLLRSSEPAAAYQWRYNGVPILGENSVELVATASGRYSVVLTYPFGCTSISPEIFVSLEGEGSEVLRVWPNPSTGPFQVSLLQAGDYRLRISDLQGKTVLEQTMPRLSLSLSQAAINLSRSPSGIYIIQVWNEERRWSKRVIIR from the coding sequence ATGGCCTATCGTCGTTATCAACCTTCGCTCTACTATCTGTGGGCGCTTTGTTGTTTGTTTTTGGGAAGTATGCCCTTCGGGCTACAAGCGCAAGTATCGGTACTGGATGGTTCCGGCGACCCATATCTGAGTATTCCTGATGTCAATTCCTTGTGTTTTGGCACTGCCCAGGTGCTACAAGCCAATTACACCGGCCCAGCTACTGTGGCCGAATATCGGTGGTTCAAGGATGGTAATACTACCCCGGTATTTATTGGGATGACCCTGACGCTCAACTTCGGCAACCCTAACGACGGTGGTGAATACCAAGTCAAACTCTTCGATGCGGGGAACAACGAAATTGAAAGCAGCAGTATCTACTTCTTTGAGCGCCGCGCTCAACCGCTGATTACCAGCAGCAATGGCTCGCCCACCATAGGCTGTGCTAACCCCAGTGTTACCCTTACAGCTACTCAAACGGGGTTTTCGGCTCAGTATCAATGGCAAGAAGAGATAGCAGGTACTTGGACAAACATCGGTGGCGCTACCAGTCAAAACTATACAACTAGTGCCAATGGGCGCTATCGTGTACGGGTACTTTATCTGTTTGGTAACCCTCCTTCTTGTACTATTTTTTCGGAAGCTGTAGACGTTACGACGGTTACGATGCCTCCGCCAGCATTTACAGTCAGCGGAATAGATGGCTCCAGCTTTATTTGTAGTGGCGGCACACTAAATCTGATTTCTAACATCAGCCCCAATAGCGCCACTAGCTACCAATGGTATGAGAATAGCGCCAGCCCCGGCAATGAAGTCATTGGCGCAACCGACCCAACCAGCTTTATTGTCAATACACCGGGTACGTATATCTTACAGGCACGCAATGCCTGCGGCACACAACAAAGCTCTATCACAGTCACCACAGGAAATGCGCCAGCCAGCTCTATCATACAAGCGTTCAGTATTGGCTCTAATACAGCCTGCGCTGGCAGCCCGGCAATCCTTAGAGCCATAGGGCCGGGTGGGGCAAACCCAGTACGGTATGATTTTTATAAAGATGGGATTTTGGTGCGCGCCGTTATCAACAAAGATACCATCCATGTTTTTGAAGGAGGGTCTTATCGGGTGATAGCGAAGAATAAGTGCGGAGAGGCAGCAATATCGGGACCAATAGTCGTAACCATCATTACCCCACCCACAGAAGTCTCTATCAGTAGTAATCCTATCTCGCCTACCTTGGGCTGTGGCACTAGTAGTGTGTTGCTGACGGCCACACACAACGGTATGCCTGCAGGCTCGTTCCAGACTTTCTGGGTAGAGTTGAGCGATACCGGTACCCCACTGGGCACAGGACCCACCTATTCAGTCAATACACCGGGGAGCTATTTTGCCCTCATTGGCAATGGAGCAGGCTGTAGCCCCATTCTTGTGTCAACAGACACTATTTTGATTAACCCTGTCACGATGGCACCCGTCGAAGTACCTGTTATAGGAGCTGCCCCTCCTCTGGTTTGTGGTGGGGAACGTGTGCTGACTGTCAGTACTACCGAAAGCGGTTCTTTCAAATGGTACAAAAACGGAGTTTTACTCACTCATGGGATCAGCCGGCGATTTACGGCAACCGAAAGCGGTAGCTATACTGTTCAAACAGTCAATACCTGTGGCGAAGGCCCCCTTTCGGCAGCTATTGAGATATATGTAGGCCCCGTGAATCCACCTACTTCTTTGTCTATTCAGAGCAGCCCAACACCTTTTATAGGCTGTAGCCAGTCGAGCGTGGTGTTGCGTCCTCAAACCGACGGAACGCCGGCCAACTATTTTGTTTATGAGTGGTTCTTGGACGGCAACCCCATTGGCACAGGAGATAGTTTGGTAGCTGTAGTGCCGGGCGATTATACTGTGCGCATACCCGCCAATGCCTGCAATACAGCCTTATTGAGCGGAGTTTATACACTCAACCCTATCAGTAGCCCTCCTGCGGGTTTGGTATTGACAGCGCCGGCTCCGGCAAGCTGTGGGGCGGCTATTTTGTTGAGTGCAACTGCTACAGGCGTTGGCGTGGGCTTTGAGTGGTATCGCAACGATACCCTAGTTTTGCAAGGACTGACAGACAACCTGCTGGCCGACCAATCAGGGGTATACAAAGTACGGGCTTACAACTTGTGTGGCTTTACGGCCTTCTCTCAAGAAGTATCCGTAGGAGTCAGTAGTAACCCTACCCTTCCTACCACAGTACGTGTGCAGCCGCTTACACCTCCTAGCCTTGGCTGTAGCCAAAGCAGCGTAACACTATCTGTAGCAACCGATGGCAACCCTCCTGCCTTGTTTACCTATACTTGGTATCAAGTAGGCAACCCCACCGCCTTGGGTACAGGGCTGAGGCTAGATGTGAGCAATGTGGGAGCATACTATTGTGTCGTAAGTAGCGCCTTATGTGAGCTGAGCGCCTTCAATAGTGATACCCTTCAGGTAGTAGCTGTTACGACTCCTCCCGGCAATGTGGTGAGTATCAGCTCGCCTACCAATCTTGTCTGTGGCAGCAGCATCACTATCAGTGCGCAAGTCGTTGGCGAAGGCTTGTTGTATGAATGGTTCAGAGATGGTCAGCGTTTTGCCCTAGGGCTAAACCCAACGCTCACGACCAATACCAGCGGAACTTACCGCCTACAGGTGAGTAATGCTTGTGGAATATCAGCGTTATCCAATGATTTGCAGCTGATTATCTCGTCCGAAGTATTGTTTGCCCCCAGTATCAGTATTGAGGGTCCCAGCACTACTTGCGCCGGGGGGACTATTCGCCTACAGGCCAACTCTACCAATAGCGGCACGACTTTCCGATGGTTTAGAAACGACCAACTGATTCAGGGAGCCAACACCGCTACCCTCGACGTAACCCAGTCGGGTCGTTATGTCGTTGAGGAGTCCAACAGCTCTTGTTCGGTATTGTCAGCTTCCCGAACAATTACCATCAACCCCATCGCACCAGTGTTGTTGAGTTATAGTGGTAACACCAATTTTTGTGAGGGGGATAGCCTCACTATCCTTGCCCGTTCTGCCGACAACAGCCTGCGTTATGTGTGGGAGGCCGAAGGCCAAAGTTTAGGAGAAGGGCCAACGGTTACGGTACGCAACCCCGGGGCATACAACGTAATTTTGCGTGCTATCAACAATTGCGGAGGCGAGAGCCGCCAAGAAATTCCCATAGTCGTAACACCAAGGGTAGCCCCAGAGCTGATTCAGTTTGGCAATCTCTTGCGCTCTAGCGAGCCGGCAGCTGCCTACCAGTGGCGCTACAACGGAGTACCTATCTTGGGAGAAAACAGTGTGGAGCTTGTGGCTACCGCCAGTGGACGCTATTCTGTAGTGCTTACTTATCCCTTTGGCTGTACGAGCATTTCGCCCGAGATTTTTGTGTCTTTGGAAGGAGAGGGAAGTGAGGTCTTGCGGGTATGGCCCAATCCCTCTACAGGGCCTTTCCAAGTCAGTCTCCTTCAGGCTGGAGATTACCGACTGCGTATCAGTGACTTACAAGGCAAGACAGTATTGGAACAAACAATGCCCCGCCTAAGTCTGAGCTTGAGCCAAGCTGCTATCAACCTGTCGCGTAGCCCTTCGGGGATTTATATCATCCAAGTATGGAACGAGGAACGACGCTGGAGCAAGCGCGTGATTATTAGGTAG
- a CDS encoding glycosyltransferase family 4 protein: protein MYLLWLTDNYFPNKGGMAQSCDRIVYHLRQSGVQIDVLHFSDRTEQVVHTMVQGGHNITFPVEVDLAHTLNLAWNFLQHQGQRYTQVITFGGHASLLAAPVWAAWLGCPLVTLIRGNDFDAGIFHPRKMATLERALSRSAAVACVSKDKVHKIQSLYPQVAVYHTPNGVDLDEWQLAPTDERFAHQWRQARQLEGRRVMGIFGHLKSKKGVLFLLKCLQVAARNDKFHLLIVGELEAQVAAFLQTQDKLRHTHYAFMERLALLPYYAACDLIAIPSFYDGQPNVLLEAAALGIPLLAAEVAGMQDTLTHGIHGQLFAPGDWESCRTAIQQMADCPLQQLQTMGKACQQLVQQHFTHQQETQRYLEIFHRLEQTS from the coding sequence ATGTACCTGCTTTGGCTTACCGACAACTACTTCCCCAATAAAGGAGGAATGGCGCAATCTTGTGACCGAATCGTATACCATCTCCGTCAGAGCGGCGTGCAGATAGATGTCTTGCATTTCAGCGACCGCACTGAGCAAGTTGTGCATACGATGGTACAAGGAGGGCATAACATTACGTTTCCCGTAGAAGTAGACTTAGCTCACACACTCAACCTAGCTTGGAACTTTCTCCAACACCAAGGCCAGCGCTATACCCAAGTCATTACCTTCGGCGGGCACGCCTCTCTCTTGGCGGCTCCGGTATGGGCGGCTTGGTTGGGTTGCCCGCTGGTTACGCTTATCCGTGGCAATGATTTTGACGCAGGCATATTCCACCCCCGCAAAATGGCCACCCTTGAGCGCGCCCTTAGTCGCTCTGCTGCTGTCGCTTGTGTGTCTAAAGACAAGGTACACAAGATACAGTCTCTCTACCCGCAAGTGGCAGTGTACCATACCCCCAACGGAGTAGATCTAGACGAATGGCAGCTCGCCCCCACCGATGAGCGCTTTGCCCACCAATGGCGGCAAGCCCGACAGCTCGAAGGACGCAGGGTAATGGGCATCTTTGGGCACCTCAAGTCCAAAAAAGGGGTGTTGTTCTTACTCAAATGCCTACAAGTAGCCGCCCGCAACGACAAATTTCACCTGCTCATCGTAGGGGAGTTGGAAGCGCAAGTGGCGGCCTTTCTCCAAACCCAAGACAAGCTTCGCCACACCCACTATGCCTTTATGGAGCGCTTGGCTTTACTGCCCTACTATGCAGCCTGCGACCTTATCGCCATCCCTTCTTTTTATGATGGCCAGCCCAATGTGCTGCTCGAAGCCGCCGCTCTCGGTATCCCGCTATTGGCTGCCGAAGTAGCCGGTATGCAAGACACCCTCACTCACGGCATCCATGGCCAACTCTTTGCCCCCGGCGACTGGGAGTCTTGCCGTACCGCCATCCAACAAATGGCCGACTGCCCCCTCCAACAACTCCAAACAATGGGTAAGGCCTGCCAGCAGCTAGTGCAGCAGCACTTTACCCACCAACAAGAAACCCAGCGCTACCTCGAAATATTTCACCGCCTAGAGCAAACGTCCTAG